The Schistocerca nitens isolate TAMUIC-IGC-003100 chromosome 2, iqSchNite1.1, whole genome shotgun sequence nucleotide sequence TGGATGTAGTAGAGACTATGAATcacacattagctcccgcgtacagcagaatatcactttccagaatgacaatacatcggagaatcaacaacattgcatgaacaactggcagccaaaattgaaaacttcctagcgtactccatcgcacttgatgagtccacggatattaacgacacggctcagttagcaatatttttgcgtggcgtggacgacgacctacatgtaacggaagagctcctggatatgatttcgtttaaggacactgttacaggggcagatattttagcagctgttgaaatggcagctgaaggaataggactcccttgggaaaagctgttttccgtaaccatagacggggcaccagcaatgtgcggtaaagcaaaagggtttattggcctactgcggaaaaaatttaacatgccgaatttaccttccgttcattgttttgcacaccaagaggctctttgtgcgaaagttatcggtcttcaagatgtgatgaaggtagtggtgcgtgatgaaggtagtggtgcttatcgtgaactacattcgttctcatggactcactcatcgtgaattcaaagaatttttgatttcctttgaagaggagtatccagatattccctaccacgctgaggtgcgctggctgagcaaagggaaagttatttcccgaatttttcgactacatcacactgtggctcagtttttggagagcaaaggacgtccggagccactttttcattaccctgaatgggtagctggtTTGGATTTTTAGCacacattatggctctcctaaatgatttaagtctgaaactccaaaaagaaaacaatctcatcaaagatatgatcagcaaaataaacgctttccagtataaactgaagctcctcaaaaacaacatttcagagaaaaatgcgcaacactttcctgaactaggtaagcgagatataaattgtacctttattaaaacagcctgatttttataaccgctctaatcaatacggtactatgtttttgtttgacagcatctgtgcaggaaggagcgcactttgaaaaatacgtcgaggtgctacaatccctcgAAAATgagtttaacgaccgattccaggtaatgtgccggtatatgacatacagctaaataaaggagattgcgttacatatgcaagtgtaacattacattaaaactaatagtacacattacatgtttattaaaatctatcgcattttagtactttgAAACAAAGGCTTACATTacattcatttattaacattggctttgttattgtttcaggaaattacataCCTGCAGCCAATTGTTGATGTTTCTGTGAAACCTTCTttgatggatattgaaagtgcgccttcagatttacatttcaaactaattgatttgcaaagcgatgttcaccgaaaggatgtgttttacaatacaaaaggtttgctccaattctaccagaatttgccgaaggaagaatttcccaagttacacagagaagcatcgaagattatttctatgttttggttccacttgtgtatgcgaaaggtttttttctgttttgtcttgtacaaaaactagattgcgtgcgagtatttctaattgtaatttaaaaaaatctctcagaattgctgtcagccaatctcttgttccagatcttagtagcataattgcaaataaaataaagagcacacaggaagttacatttgtgttgaaaccaaatttaagattgttaccattacagttattatataaatctcttttgtaccggtacaccaaactaagctctccacctagtgcacattagtatttggcaatgacgaagacaacagggtaaaagctttgaaacaggtcgagacaggcagcgcgcaagctaaggaagtgagaggcagcgctgttgcgtaagccgaggagtggggggtctgcaccgtcgtcaacatagcgcagccgtcttctgtGCGATGCActggtgcatgcaccttgtgcggccctggtttatggtgttcaggaactgttgccacaaTCTCTTTTTCATGTGTCTGGTAATTTGACAACTTTTTCCCCTCACTACCTAAGAGGCAGATTGATTCCCTGCAGTTGGCCGGCACTTGAATATACACAGAGCTGTCATCCTTGTCCTGATTGATTGCAGAATGACATTTCTTTGTCCATCATGGGACTGGCTGCCTTTTCAGCTGGCATGAACACTGTGGAATGCATGCTTCAGTGGTGTGACGGATCATTTTgataatatgatccacccatttcTCGATGATGTCACAGTATTCAAACACAGCAAGTTGGCTGTAAAGTGCCCTGTCTGACCTAATGAGCACCCATTGTTGCGACTATCTTTCTCGCACCACTCTGTCTGGCAGATGAATTCAGATTAGGAagtgatcacctgagtacaagtcatTGACCACTTCCCACTGAGTGGTGTGTGCAAGCACTATAAAGCATACcaagagattgagagagagagtgcGTGCTCTGCCCCATATTCAACAAACATGCATATGAGGACACTAGAAGCTCTCAATTGCTCTACATCTGGGGCACATggctgcagagccccaaagcacagtGTGTGCTTTAAAAACACCACGGAGGAGTAAGGGTTGGGGAAGCTGCATGAAGGCACCATGGCCAGTACTGAGCTAACAATGTTCACAGCATGTAGTCAACACACAAGTGTTCCATGGCTGTGTTGGTCAGATCAAAAGAAAATTGTTCCTGGCCTGCCATCACTAAATACTGCTACGCAGTGATAGTGTCCATTTTGGCTCAGCCTGTAATGTTGTCTGTTGTCTTTGTGTGTGTTCCTTTATGAAAAGGAATGGATaagaagcaaaatttacaaacttgtCACACTCTCTGAGACAGAGGAGTGCATCTGGAATGTTTGAAgtcatatttaaaaatatattagaaAGAAGCATGACTCCCTACAAAAAAAGTACTGGTATTTTTAGCACCAGCAGCagtgaaatatatataaaaaaattaagtttctcctttctcaatacgacaatggcagcagcagcagcagcagcagcagcaacaacaacagcaacagcaacaacaataacccGTCACATTCATTGGAGAAGTTGTCTCTATTGAAAATGATATTTTGGAATAATtttaataagaaaataagaataaatatataataaattaaGTACATGTTTCAGCAATACTAATATAGCTTAATTGTGTTTACATAATTCTTCAGTCCTGCAACCAAAGCTTCACAAACTGCATGAACTATTTGAGATATGGCTGGCTTTGAAATGTGGAATGAATGTACAAGGCTTCGATATGAATGTCCTGTTGCCAAAAAATGAAGGGTAACAGCAAGTCTTTGTttcacagaaatttcttttctGAAGTTTTTATCTTTCTTTGATAGAAATGGCCCCGAACTATTCACTAGAATTTCAAAATCAGGTGGTGACATCCTAGTGAAGTTACAAAAACCAGAACCAACTTAAAATATTCAGCTCACACAGTGTGTCATTCCTGCCACATATTTTATAACACGTCTTTGTTCACCAACAGTGAATTCGTCATTATCTTCCTCTGCTTATTTCGTCGAGTGTTGTTAATGCAGCA carries:
- the LOC126236464 gene encoding uncharacterized protein LOC126236464, with product MGSWFGFLAHIMALLNDLSLKLQKENNLIKDMISKINAFQYKLKLLKNNISEKNAQHFPELASVQEGAHFEKYVEVLQSLENEFNDRFQEITYLQPIVDVSVKPSLMDIESAPSDLHFKLIDLQSDVHRKDVFYNTKGLLQFYQNLPKEEFPKLHREASKIISMFWFHLCMRKVFFCFVLYKN